From the Platichthys flesus chromosome 6, fPlaFle2.1, whole genome shotgun sequence genome, one window contains:
- the ada2a gene encoding adenosine deaminase 2-A has product MAVKLQRPQVAAVCLLAMHYLAGVLSIPDPRQREALIQQEASMQTGGQVVLSDAEQRVDALLLNMKQREVLRADFPPAMHFFKARDLIRSSPIFSLLQKMPKGGALHVHDFSMADPVWLVKNATYRPHCYMCFTDNHSVRFIFSSQLPKPLPRCSPWNLLENLRAKTSNTTDLDDSILHNLTLFTDQDPESVYPSQDVVWNVFEQCFYALWGLVTYAPVFRDYYYQGLTEFYLDNVMYLELRALLPQIYELDGSTHDSAWTLKTYQDVTRRFTDDHPDFYGARIIYTISRSVDVSTMTGAVEMAMKLQKDFPDIMAGFDLVGREDTGRPLWFYREALSLPAERGVTLPFFFHAGETDLEGTEVDRNLLDALLFNTSRIGHGFALPRHPVAKDISRKRGVAVEVCPISNQVLMLVNDLRNHPAAALMAEGHPVVISSDDPAMFGASGLSYDFYEAFVGFGGLSSHLGSLKQLATNSIRYSSLAPDQQEKALALWQTKWDKFISETVFEARRP; this is encoded by the exons ATGGCAGTCAAGCTACAGCGCCCCCAAGTGGCGGCGGTCTGTCTCCTCGCAATGCACTACCTGGCCGGGGTACTCTCCATCCCGGACCCCAGACAGAGGGAGGCCCTCATCCAGCAGGAGGCCTCCATGCAGACGGGTGGGCAGGTGGTGCTGAGCGATGCTGAGCAGCGTGTGGACGCTCTGCTGCTTAACATGAAGCAGAGGGAGGTTCTAAGAGCAGACTTCCCCCCCGCCATGCACTTCTTCAAGGCCAGAGACCTCATCAGGTCCAGTCCCATCTTCAGCCTGCTGCAGAAGATGCCTAAAG GGGGCGCTCTACACGTCCATGACTTCTCCATGGCTGATCCAGTGTGGCTGGTGAAGAACGCAACCTATCGGCCCCACTGCTACATGTGCTTCACCGACAACCACTCCGTCAGGTTCATCTTCTCATCTCAGTTGCCCAAACCTCTGCCGCGCTGCTCCCCCTGGAACCTGCTGGAAAACCTCAGGGCCAAGACCAGCAACACCACAGACCTGGACGACAG CATCCTGCATAACCTGACGCTCTTCACGGATCAGGATCCAGAAAGTGTTTACCCCAGTCAGGATGTGGTATGGAACGTGTTTGAACAGTGCTTCTATGCCCTGTGGGGTCTGGTCACGTATGCTCCCGTCTTTAGAGACTATTACTACCAAGGCCTGACTGAGTTCTACCTGGACAACGTCATGTATTTAGAACTACGGGCTTTACTCCCACAG ATATATGAACTGGACGGCAGCACTCACGACTCGGCCTGGACTCTGAAGACCTACCAGGACGTCACCAGACGGTTCACAGACGACCACCCAGACTTCTATGGAGCGAGAATCATCTACACAATCAGCAG GAGCGTGGATGTATCCACGATGACTGGAGCTGTGGAGATGGCCATGAAGCTACAGAAAGACTTCCCAGACATCATGGCTGGTTTTGACCTG GTGGGCCGCGAGGACACAGGCCGACCGCTGTGGTTCTACAGAGAGGCCTTATCACTGCCCGCAGAGAGGGGGGTCACGCTCCCTTTCTTTTTCCACGCTGGAGAGACGG ACCTCGAGGGCACGGAGGTCGACCGGAACCTGCTGGATGCTCTTTTGTTCAACACGTCTCGAATCGGCCACGGATTTGCTCTACCACGCCATCCAGTGGCCAAAGACATATCCAGGAAGAGAGGAGTGGCTGTGGAAGTTTGCCCCATCTCCAACCAG GTGCTGATGTTGGTGAATGATTTGCGGAACCATCCGGCGGCTGCTCTGATGGCGGAGGGCCACCCGGTGGTCATCAGTTCGGACGACCCGGCCATGTTCGGTGCCTCCGGCCTCTCGTACGACTTCTACGAAGCTTTTGTGGGCTTCGGTGGGCTGAGCTCCCACCTGGGTTCCCTCAAACAGCTGGCAACCAACTCTATTAG GTACAGTTCTTTGGCTCCAGATCAACAGGAGAAAGCTTTGGCTCTGTGGCAGACGAAATGGGATAAGTTCATCTCAGAAACTGTCTTTGAAGCGAGAAGGCCTTGA
- the LOC133954902 gene encoding chromatin remodeling regulator CECR2 produces the protein MSRGCTVSVEEVQSWWEVPAIAHFCSLFRTAFNLPDFEIEELEKALSEQDLDFLGDLIACLLQGCYQRTDIIPEAFSSYLDDIISYRWELEEGKPNPLREGPFENLPPRTQVELLHRLCDYRLDAADVFDLLKGLDADSLRVEPLGQDENGALYWYFYGTRMYKEEPVKRKTDRISEPSELALPEKKKRGRPPKKRKSDDSNLSETEREEPEVKTEDVPEDPPYRRSIKRGTWSLVCETEEQWVSLAESIKDKPSPQDRHLHRVISQNFLPEISSMIEHKEREQKQKLLDPTPVRTSQRFSGKHFQPEDEDCPKAVSEEDKRKDEELDRQVLLAEQRREEERILQEERQREKLEKIKAVEERAKRRKMREERAWLLSEGKDLPPELLNLEPSSPVLRRRRNKEFYEMDDDYTALYKVLEVLKSHKDAWPFLEPVDESYAPNYHELIRTPMDLSTIEKKLNDGDYIVKEEFVADVKLMFENCIEYNGEDSEYSIMAESLDRCFSRAILKHIPSEDCDTDEEFHINREDKERKDKKRNRGSKGLGPESLIKATEQVQRKRNSQGGKGTTPSEEEEHKLTRPPPPPHWANGPPHPHNLPSSHQRIHEGDMRGLYHPGQQLRHPHGPSAHHGPPMYAPRMGMDPRFTYSAHLPRHGHPNLNRFAGDFNMQHRMVEGHHMGPRYPMGQDPKQQPHPHQQQHPYMGPAHGPSLGPRPVALQPGAPPEASMYPAHHHPESHTMHPMGNRFSGPGGPTQHNYPGLRPPGMALSHMWPGMNHQERPNGMHVQDPNMVNQRNFGYGGVPPPVGHKPWPEAAGYPHPPPNAQYHMSAGVSSQGPMSPRLPVTHPDSSGRTRLASMLESPEMLALQQLSASSGPPAGAPHQHMGNFQRPGPPSGIGSIPAHPSQQPPPAPEVQLLHPAKDNGPDSQLPQQTNTQPKGTTSENKMAVSNICKESSSHKKTFSINQEHPSNPSPAGHHSEAEEGMQSPPVPKLVRLQENPSGPGLLPTSTESQSTTNCPPQPTNATTVFNHLNTSDISSRDPAPLNTSQQTQNSPQQYEPRPALHPQNASPLQVPASQNSTQQMSENNSPHLQNSHQQSEHQQNVQKQQQQLPRATQGTPPQCPPSNSPQLMTQNSQQHNSLLPPQPVQQNISPTQNSPMHGMPQSATQGAQPGPPQPAPLTSLPPSHPSPLLPSQPSPADHGNQRPSEPTSRADTESSAVPPQHNGMKSGPPNVIYRHQDFSPGHHQAQLLSSNTGMQAQRGLSPGHNPAMPPQSQVNGAMGPYSMGNPQHPHYSQTNMTRSMPSSAHHPYHNQTINPHHNSAQHPAYHQQGGAAYSYHMQGQQHPQAHPNMYPPHQYQQQHFYPQHHPQAQTHNQAPSRGGYPQDEWHRSPYQPHQPMAPNAYLPVASARSNAQSKMESSVSPQGSEASHGTSLVSPGSVSEAGPEEGKRERRSQASGSPAGTESSERPDSPKEILDLDSHNAAARHRSTQPHQHPAAHMASGFMYNPRVMHPGMQHGGVPPSHVMSQARGVGNGSLYPRQPYPDLGRYAGQRPHPHLMEALQRPQQLPYSPGQSRMAMYQHPRPGGHFQGMMIQQRMLSPEHFLHPGQQMMAAPGGPNNKQGV, from the exons ATGTCCCGGGGATGTACCGTTTCCGTGGAGGAGGTCCAGTCCTGGTGGGAAGTGCCCGCCATAGCGCACTTCTGCTCGCTGTTCAGGACCGCGTTCAACCTGCCCGACTTCGAAATAGAG GAGTTGGAAAAAGCCCTATCCGAGCAGGACCTGGACTTCCTCGGGGACCTCATTGCCTGTCTGTTGCAGGGATGCTACCAGCGTACTGATATCAT CCCCGAGGCGTTCAGCAGTTACCTGGACGACATCATCAGCTACCGGTGGGAGCTGGAAGAGGGGAAGCCCAACCCACTTAGAGAGGGGCCCTTCGAGAATCTGCCCCCGCGCACtcaggtggagctgctgcaccgGCTCTGTGATTACCGCCTGGATGCTGCCGACGTCTTTGACCTCCTGAAG GGCCTGGATGCAGACAGCCTCAGGGTGGAACCACTGGGGCAAGATGAAAATGGAGCCCTCTACTGGTACTTTTATGGCACTCGTATGTACAAAGAGGAGCCTGTCAAGAGGAAAACTGATAGGATCAG TGAACCCTCTGAGCTTGCGCTaccagagaaaaagaaaaggggaagaccaccaaagaaaagaaagtcgGACGACTCTAATCTGAG tgagacagaaagagaagagccaGAAGTCAAGACAGAAGATGTACCGGAGGATCCTCCCTATAGGAGAA GCATCAAGCGAGGCACTTGGTCccttgtgtgtgagacagaggaaCAGTGGGTCAGTCTGGCAGAAAGCATCAAGGACAAACCCTCCCCACAGGACCGCCACCTCCACCGTGTCATCAGCCAGAACTTTCTGCCCGAGATCAGCAGCATGATTGAGCACAAG gaacgagaacagaaacagaaactacTGGATCCCACCCCGGTTCGCACGTCACAGCGCTTCTCTGGAAAACACTTTCAGCCAGAGGACGAG GACTGTCCGAAGGCTGTGTcagaggaggacaagaggaaaGATGAGGAGCTGGACAGGCAGGTCCTGCTGGCTGAGCAGCGACGAGAAGAGGAGCGGATTCTGCAGGAAGAGCGGCAGAGGGAGAAGCTTGAGAAGATCAAAGCTGTGGAGG AAAGAGCAAAAAGGCGTAAGATGCGTGAGGAGAGGGCCTGGCTGCTGTCTGAAGGCAAGGACCTGCCACCTGAACTCCTGAATCTGGAGCCTTCTTCACCTGTCCTCAGAAGACGCAGGAATAAAGAATT TTATGAAATGGATGATGACTACACTGCCCTGTACAAAG TGCTTGAGGTGCTGAAATCCCATAAAGATGCTTGGCCTTTCTTGGAGCCTGTAGACGAATCCTACGCGCCCAATTACCATGAGCTCATCCGG ACGCCCATGGACCTGTCCACCATTGAGAAAAAGCTCAATGATGGCGATTACATTGTTAAGGAGGAGTTTGTTGCTGACGTGAAGCTCATGTTTGAAAACTGCATCGAGTACAACGGAGAAGACAGTG AGTACAGCATCATGGCAGAGTCCCTTGATCGGTGTTTCAGTCGGgccattttaaaacatattcCATCAGAGGACTGCGACACGGACGAAGAATTTCACATCAATCGAGAAGACAAGGAGCGCAAAGACAAAAAGCGCAACCGTGGAAGTAAAGGTTTGGGGCCTGAGAGTCTGATCAAGGCCACTGAACAGGTCCAACGGAAGAGAAACTCACAGGGGGGCAAAGGCACCACAccctcagaggaagaggagcacaaGCTGACAcgaccaccacctcctcctcactgggcCAATGGCCCCCCTCACCCTCACAACCTACCTTCAAGCCATCAACGCATCCACGAAGGAGACATGAGAGGCTTGTACCACCCTGGGCAACAG CTCCGTCATCCACATGGGCCCTCTGCTCACCATGGTCCACCTATGTATGCCCCGAGGATGGGTATGGACCCCCGCTTCACTTACTCAGCTCATCTTCCTAGGCACGGACACCCTAATTTGAACCGCTTCGCCGGTGACTTCAACATGCAG CATCGCATGGTAGAAGGACATCACATGGGTCCGAGGTATCCAATGGGCCAGGATCCTAAACAGCAGCCACatccacaccagcagcagcacccttACATGGGTCCAGCTCATGGCCCATCTTTGGGCCCGCGTCCCGTGGCCCTACAGCCGGGAGCTCCTCCTGAAGCCAGCATGTACCCAGCCCACCACCATCCAGAGAGCCACACCATGCACCCCATGGGCAACAGATTCTCAGGACCAGGTGGACCAACTCAACACAACTACCCAGGCTTGAGGCCACCTGGCATGGCTCTCTCACACATGTGGCCTGGTATGAATCACCAGGAGAGACCCAATGGGATGCACGTACAAGATCCCAATATGGTGAACCAGCGCAACTTCGGTTACGGTGGAGTCCCACCTCCAGTAGGGCATAAACCATGGCCAGAAGCTGCAGGATaccctcaccctcctcccaATGCCCAGTATCACATGTCTGCAGGGGTCAGCTCCCAGGGGCCCATGTCCCCCCGTCTCCCTGTTACCCACCCAGACTCCTCTGGCAGGACACGCTTGGCTTCCATGCTGGAAAGCCCAGAGATGCTGGccctgcagcagctgtcagCCTCCTCTGGACCCCCTGCTGGTGCCCCTCATCAGCACATGGGCAACTTTCAGCGGCCTGGGCCCCCATCAGGAATTGGCAGCATCCCAGCTCACCCCTCACAGCAGCCTCCCCCTGCCCCTGAGGTTCAGCTGCTGCATCCTGCTAAAGACAATGGGCCAGACAGCCAGCTCCctcaacagacaaacacacagcccaAAG GCACAACGTCGGAGAACAAAATGGCTGTCAGCAACATTTGTAAAGAATCTTcttcacacaaaaaaacgtTTTCAATTAATCAAGAGCACCCGTCCAATCCCAGTCCTGCAGGACACCACAGTGAGGCCGAAGAGGGAATGCAGAGCCCCCCAGTCCCTAAATTGGTCCGATTACAAGAGAATCCCTCTGGACCAGGGCTTCTGCCAACATCAACCGAGAGTCAGTCCACCACCAACTGTCCTCCTCAACCCACCAATGCCACTACTGTTTTCAACCATCTCAACACAAGTGACATCAGCTCCAGGGATCCAGCTCCACTCAACACCTCTCAGCAAACACAGAATAGTCCACAGCAATACGAACCAAGACCTGCACTTCATCCCCAGAATGCATCACCACTGCAAGTACCAGCATCGCAGAACTCCACTCAGCAGATGTCGGAGAACAATTCCCCTCACTTGCAGAATTCACATCAGCAAAGTGAGCATCAGCAGAACGtccaaaaacaacagcagcagctgcctcgCGCCACCCAGGGTACCCCCCCTCAATGCCCCCCTTCCAACTCGCCCCAGCTGATGACCCAGaattcacagcaacacaattcCCTGTTACCCCCACAACCAGTCCAGCAAAACATCTCTCCCACACAGAACAGCCCCATGCATGGGATGCCACAGAGTGCTACACAAGGAGCCCAGCCTGGACCCCCTCAGCCAGCTCCTCTCACATCTTTACCCCCCAGTCACCCTAGCCCACTGTTGCCCTCCCAGCCAAGCCCAGCAGACCATGGTAATCAGAGACCCAGTGAGCCGACAAGTAGAGCAGACACAGAAAGTAGTGCCGTTCCTCCGCAGCACAACGGGATGAAATCCGGGCCTCCGAATGTTATTTATAGACACCAGGATTTCAGCCCCGGGCACCATCAAGCGCAGCTGTTGAGCAGTAACACGGGTATGCAGGCTCAGAGAGGGCTCTCACCGGGTCACAATCCAGCCATGCCTCCTCAGTCCCAAGTGAATGGAGCCATGGGTCCATACAGCATGGGCAACCCTCAACATCCACACTACAGCCAGACGAACATGACCAGGTCCATGCCGTCATCTGCTCACCACCCTTACCACAACCAGACCATCAACCCCCACCACAATTCGGCTCAACACCCCGCCTACCACCAACAGGGAGGAGCTGCCTACTCCTACCACATGCAAGGCCAACAGCACCCGCAGGCCCACCCCAACATGTACCCACCTCATCAGTACCAGCAGCAACACTTCTACCCCCAGCACCATCCCCAAGCTCAGACTCATAACCAAGCCCCCAGTAGAGGGGGCTATCCTCAAGATGAGTGGCATCGGTCTCCTTATCAGCCTCACCAGCCAATGGCTCCCAACGCCTACCTACCTGTAGCCAGTGCCAGAAGCAACGCTCAGTCAAAGATGGAGAGCAGTGTTTCACCGCAGGGCTCCGAAGCCTCCCACGGTACAAGTTTAGTTTCCCCTGGCTCAGTGTCTGAAGCAGGCCCGGAGGAGGGAAAGCGTGAAAGGAGGTCGCAGGCCAGCGGCAGTCCAGCTGGAACCGAGAGCTCAGAGCGACCTGACAGCCCAAAGGAAATCCTGGATCTTGACAGCCATAATGCAGCTGCTCGCCACCGTAGCACCCAGCCACATCAACACCCGGCTGCACACATGGCGTCTGGCTTCATGTACAACCCTCGCGTCATGCACCCTGGGATGCAGCACGGTGGCGTTCCTCCATCACATGTCATGTCTCAGGCCCGGGGAGTTGGAAACGGAAGCCTTTACCCTCGCCAGCCATACCCAGATCTAGGGCGCTATGCTGGCCAAAGACCTCACCCACACCTGATGGAGGCTCTGCAGCGGCCCCAGCAGCTGCCGTACTCCCCGGGTCAGTCACGCATGGCCATGTACCAGCATCCCCGTCCCGGTGGGCACTTCCAGGGCATGATGATTCAGCAGAGAATGTTGTCACCAGAACACTTCCTACACCCAGG GCAACAAATGATGGCGGCTCCAGGCGGCCCCAACAATAAACAGGGAGTGTGA